The Streptomyces sp. NBC_00576 genome contains the following window.
AGGCGTCGACCAGGAGCTCGTCAGGGAGCTCGTCACCGACTCCTACCGGCTCGTCGTCTCCCACCTGCCCAAGGCCGAGCAGCCCGTCGACCCGCACACCTACGGCACCGGCACGCGGGCGGCCCGGTGAGCGCGGCCGGCGACCGGCTCCAGGACGCCGCCCGCCAGGCGGCCCTGACCCTCCCCGACGTCAGCCACGGCTACCCCTTCACCCCCGGCCTCGACGTGTACAAGGTCGCGGGCAGGGTGTTCCTGATCGTCACCGACGACCCGGACGATCAGATCATCACGGTCAAGTGCGAACCCGAACACGCCCGCGCGCACGTACGCGGCCACGCCTCGATCACACCGGGCCGCTACCTCGACAAACGCCACTGGATCTCGCTCGGGCCTGGCCCCGGCATCACCGAGCGGCTGATCACCGACGCGGTCGAGGATTCCTACGACCTAGCCGTCGAGCGGCTGCCGCGACGCGACCGCCCCGGTGCCCGATGAACGCCGCGAGCTTCCCCACGAGCGGCTGAGCCGACGCCTGTCAGTGCCCCGTGCAAGGCTCGCCACGTCCGCACACGTCCACCTGCGATCCGAGAGACCGATGGAACCGACCGAAGCGACCCTGCCGCTCTTCGACGAGGAGCCCGCCCGGCCCCTCGCCGACCGCCTGCGCCCCACCCAGCTGGAAGATGTCGTCGGGCAGGACCACCTCCTTGGCCCGGATGCCCCGCTGGGCCGCATGGTCGCCCAGCAGCGCCTCAGCTCCGCCATTCTGTGGGGTCCGCCCGGCGTCGGGAAGACGACCATCGCCCGGCTCCTCGCGGACGCCGGCAACCTGGCCTTCGAACCGGTGTCGGCCACCTTCTCCGGCGTGGCTGATCTGCGGAAGGTGTTCGCCGCCGCGCGCAGCCGACGCGGCATCGGCCAGGGCACCCTGCTGTTCGTCGACGAGATCCACCGCTTCAACCGCGCCCAGCAGGACAGCTTCCTGCCCTACGTCGAGGACGGCACGATCACCCTGATCGGCGCCACCACGGAGAACCCGAGCTTCGAACTCAACGGCGCCCTCCTGTCCCGCACCCAGGTCCTCGTCCTCAAACTCCTCGACGAAGCCGCACTGTCCACGCTCCTCGACCGCGCCGAGCAGCTCACCGGCCACCGTCTGCCCCTGGACGACGACGCCCGCCGCGCCCTGATCGCCATGGCGGACGGCGACGGCCGCTACCTCCTCAACATGGCCGAACAGCTCCAGGCCCTCCCCGACACCGAGACCCCCCTGGACACGGCCGCGCTCGCCCATCACATCCAGCAGCGGGCCCCGCTGTACGACAAGGCGCAGGAGGGCCACTACAACCTGATCTCCGCGCTGCACAAGTCGATGCGCGGCTCCGACCCGGACGCGGCCCTGTACTGGCTCGCCCGCATGCTCGACGGCGGCGAGGACCCGCTGTTCGTGGCCCGCCGCCTGGTCCGCTTCGCGAACGAGGACATCGGCATGGCCGACCCGCACGCCGTCCAGCAGGCCCTGGCCGCCTGGGACGTGTACGAGCGACTCGGCTCCCCCGAGGGCGAGTTGGCGATCGCCCAGGCCGTCGTCTACCTCGCCACTGCCCCCAAGTCCATCGCCGTCTACCGCGGCTTCAACGCCGCACACCGATCAGCCCGGCACACCGGCTCACTCATGCCACCCGCCCACATCCTCAACGCCCCGACCCGACTGATGAAGAACCTCGGCTACGGCAAGGACTACCAGTACGACCCGGACACAGCCGACGGCTTCTCCGGTGACGACTACTTCCCCAACGACATGCACCGCGAGACGTACTACCAGCCCACCCGCAACGGCTACGAAGCCCAGATCACCGAGCGCCTGCGCCACTGGGCCGCTCTACGTGCTCGCCGGCAACGCGGCTGACCGGCCGACACCCACGAAGAATCATCACGGCCGGAGGAGTGAAGACAGCGCGCCCGACTTGTCCGTGACGTGCACTCACCCGAGCTTGCGCCGCATCCGAGGATGAGGTTCACCTACTCCTCGTCCCTCCCGAAGGAGAGAACACACCCGTCGAGGAGACGCTAGGCGCTGTTTTCCGACCCTGCCAGAAATCCGACGGCAGCTGGCCGACGGGTTCTCCGGGCGGGAACCGGACCCCAGGGCACTCCTTGCCCCCCAGATGGACGCGGACGGCAGCGACATGGCTTTCGAACCGATGTCGGCCGCCTACTCCGGCGCGACCGAACCGCCCCAGGCTCCGATGGTAAGTGGATCGACTTGCCTCAAGGGTGGTGCGGGAGTTACCTTCAGGTGGTGAGTCCATCGACTTACCTCACGACTCGGCAAGGAACAATGAACATGAATCGTCTTGCGGGCAAGCGCGCCCTCATCACCGGCGGCACGAGTGGGATCGGTCTGGAGACCGCGCAGCGTTTTATCGCGGAGGGCGCCGACGTGCTGGTCACAGGGGTCACCCCGGCCAGCATCGACAAGGCGCGGCAGATCCTCGGGGACAAGGTGCCGGTGGTGCAGGCCGATGCGCGCGATCTCGATGCGCAGCGCGGCCTGGCGGAGCGGGTGCGTGAGCACTTCGGGAAGCTGGACGTGGCGTTCCTGAACGCCGGTGTCTCGGACTGGCGGCCGTTCGAGGACCACACGGAGGACAGCTATGACCGGCTCTTCGACATCAACGTCAAGAGCGTCTTCTTCCTCACCCAGGCCCTGGTGCCCGTGCTGGCCAACCCGTCCTCCGTCATCCTCAACGCGTCCAACAGCGCGCACGGCGGCTACGGGCAGTCGAACGCCTACGCCGCGACGAAGGCAGCCATCGGTTCCCTGATGCGGTCGTGGAACGCGGACCTGCTCAGGTCGCACGGCATCCGGTTCAACGCAGTCAGCCCCGGCCCCGTGGACACCCCGCTGTACTCCGGCTCCAAGCTCGGGATCGAGGACCCCGCGCAGCAGAAGGCGGTTCTGGAGGCGATCAGCTCCGGCATCCCGCTGGGGCGCATGGGTCTGCCCGAGGAGGTCGCGGAGGCCGTCGTGTACCTGGCCTCCGATGTCTCCGCCTTCGCTGTGGGCCAGGACCTTATCCTGGACGGTGGCCAGACCGTTCTCTGACAGCGAGGATGCGGCTGGGAGACGGGCGAGGGGCGTGGGTATGTCGGTGGCGGACCGTGACCGAGCGGAAACCGGTGGCGATACGTGCCAGGCCGGGTATCACGCGCAGATCAAAGCGGAGAACCGCGCGCGGATCATCCGCGCCGCCCGCGACCTCTTCCTCGCTCGGGGATACGACAAGACCTCCCTGGCCCAGATCGCCCGGGAGGCGCGCGTCTCCACCGGCACCCTCTTCAAGCGGTACCCCTCCAAGGCGGCGCTGTTCGCGGCCGTCACCTCCGAGCAGTGGCAGCTGGATGTGCAGTACGCCGAACCGCCCCCGCCCGGTGATCCCCGGTACGGTCTGGACCACATCGGCCGCGACTACGCCTGCCTCGTCTCGCGGCCCGGCACGGCGGCACTGTGCCGCCTCATCATCACCGAGCTTCCCCAGATGCCGGAGCTCGCCGACATCGTCGGCACCGGCTTCGCCATCGACCGCGGACCCTTCTTCGACCGGCTCCGCGACTACCTGAACGCCGAAGCACAGGCCGGCACACTCGACTTCCGATCGGCCGACGGACAGACACAGCCGGCATCCGCAGTGGCCGAACAGTTCCTCGGCATGATCTGCGGCCAGCTCCTGTGGCCCCAACTCGTACGCACCGACTTCATCCCGCCCGACCCCACCGACACCACGATCGTCGACGAAGCCGTCGCCCTCATGCTCACCCGCTACCGCACCGGATCCTGAACCCCGGACCTTCCGTCATCAACGTATTCATGATCCTGCCTTTCTATGAGATCGAGATGTGTTCGATTGCGGCTTCAGCCGGCCGTTCAGAAGCTCCCGACCCGAGATGCGGATCCGGACCGGCGCCCTTCGGTGTCGTGATGGATCGGTGTGTGCGAACCGCTCAGCGGAAGACCTGTTCCGCCCTGGCGGGTGGCGATGATCTCGGCGGCGATGGACAGGGCGGTCTCCTCGGGCGTGCAGGCGCCGAGGTCGAGGCCGATGGGCGAGCGGAGCCGGGTCAGTTCGGCTTCGGTGAGGCCGGTCTCGCGGAGTCTGCGGTCGCGGTCTTCGTGGGTTCGGCGGGAGCCCATCGCGCCGATGTAGGCGGCCGGGAGGCGCAGGGCCGCTTCCAGCAGGGGAACGTCGAACTTGGCGTCGTGGGTGAGGACGCACACCACTGTGCGGTCGTCGGTGTGGGTGTGGTGCAGGTAGCGGTGCGGCCAGTCGACGACGATGTCGTCGGCGTCGGGGAAGCGCGTCCGGGTGGCGAAGACGGGTCGGGCGTCGCACACGGTGACGTGGTAGCCGAGGAACTTGCCGACGTGTACCAGGGCCGCGGCGAAGTCGATGGCGCCGAAGACGAGCATGCGGGGCGGCGGCACGCTCGACTCGACGAGCAGGGTCAGGTCCGGCTCGCAGTGGGTTCCGTCCCGCGCGATGTCGAAGGTGCCGGTGCGGCCGGCGTTCAGCAGGGAGAGGGATTCGTCGGCGACGGCGCGGTCCAGGTCGGGGTGTCCGCCGAGTTGGCCTTCGTACGAGCCGTCGGGGCGGACTGCCAGCGCCCGCCCCAGGACCACTGCCGGGCCTCGGACCACGCGGGCGAGCGCCGTCGCCTCGCCCCGGGCGGCGGCCGACAGCGCCACCTGGAGTACCTTCCTGTCCGGTCCGTCGGCGGGCACCGGGGTGACCAGGATGTCGAGGATGCCGCCGCAGGTCAGTCCGACGGCGAAGGCGTCCTCGTCGCTGTAGCCGAACCGTTCGCGTACCGCCTGGCCGTCCTGGAGGGCCTGGGCGCACAGGTCGTAGACGGCGCCTTCGACGCAGCCGCCGGAGACCGAGCCGATGGCGGTGCCGTCGGCGTCGACGGCGAGGGCGGCGCCCGGCCCGCGCGGGGCGCTGCCGCTGACGGCCACGACCGTGGCGACGGCGAAGTCCCGCCCTTCCTCGAGCCACCGGTTCAGCTCGTCCGCGAGGTCCAGCACGTGTGTTCCTTCTT
Protein-coding sequences here:
- a CDS encoding MmcQ/YjbR family DNA-binding protein — its product is MSAAGDRLQDAARQAALTLPDVSHGYPFTPGLDVYKVAGRVFLIVTDDPDDQIITVKCEPEHARAHVRGHASITPGRYLDKRHWISLGPGPGITERLITDAVEDSYDLAVERLPRRDRPGAR
- a CDS encoding XdhC family protein, which encodes MLDLADELNRWLEEGRDFAVATVVAVSGSAPRGPGAALAVDADGTAIGSVSGGCVEGAVYDLCAQALQDGQAVRERFGYSDEDAFAVGLTCGGILDILVTPVPADGPDRKVLQVALSAAARGEATALARVVRGPAVVLGRALAVRPDGSYEGQLGGHPDLDRAVADESLSLLNAGRTGTFDIARDGTHCEPDLTLLVESSVPPPRMLVFGAIDFAAALVHVGKFLGYHVTVCDARPVFATRTRFPDADDIVVDWPHRYLHHTHTDDRTVVCVLTHDAKFDVPLLEAALRLPAAYIGAMGSRRTHEDRDRRLRETGLTEAELTRLRSPIGLDLGACTPEETALSIAAEIIATRQGGTGLPLSGSHTPIHHDTEGRRSGSASRVGSF
- a CDS encoding SDR family oxidoreductase, encoding MNRLAGKRALITGGTSGIGLETAQRFIAEGADVLVTGVTPASIDKARQILGDKVPVVQADARDLDAQRGLAERVREHFGKLDVAFLNAGVSDWRPFEDHTEDSYDRLFDINVKSVFFLTQALVPVLANPSSVILNASNSAHGGYGQSNAYAATKAAIGSLMRSWNADLLRSHGIRFNAVSPGPVDTPLYSGSKLGIEDPAQQKAVLEAISSGIPLGRMGLPEEVAEAVVYLASDVSAFAVGQDLILDGGQTVL
- a CDS encoding replication-associated recombination protein A; this translates as MEPTEATLPLFDEEPARPLADRLRPTQLEDVVGQDHLLGPDAPLGRMVAQQRLSSAILWGPPGVGKTTIARLLADAGNLAFEPVSATFSGVADLRKVFAAARSRRGIGQGTLLFVDEIHRFNRAQQDSFLPYVEDGTITLIGATTENPSFELNGALLSRTQVLVLKLLDEAALSTLLDRAEQLTGHRLPLDDDARRALIAMADGDGRYLLNMAEQLQALPDTETPLDTAALAHHIQQRAPLYDKAQEGHYNLISALHKSMRGSDPDAALYWLARMLDGGEDPLFVARRLVRFANEDIGMADPHAVQQALAAWDVYERLGSPEGELAIAQAVVYLATAPKSIAVYRGFNAAHRSARHTGSLMPPAHILNAPTRLMKNLGYGKDYQYDPDTADGFSGDDYFPNDMHRETYYQPTRNGYEAQITERLRHWAALRARRQRG
- a CDS encoding TetR/AcrR family transcriptional regulator, with product MSVADRDRAETGGDTCQAGYHAQIKAENRARIIRAARDLFLARGYDKTSLAQIAREARVSTGTLFKRYPSKAALFAAVTSEQWQLDVQYAEPPPPGDPRYGLDHIGRDYACLVSRPGTAALCRLIITELPQMPELADIVGTGFAIDRGPFFDRLRDYLNAEAQAGTLDFRSADGQTQPASAVAEQFLGMICGQLLWPQLVRTDFIPPDPTDTTIVDEAVALMLTRYRTGS